Proteins co-encoded in one Burkholderia ambifaria AMMD genomic window:
- a CDS encoding Hcp family type VI secretion system effector has translation MLHMHLQFGSPAVKGESADKDHQGWIELKSWDHSIVQPRSATASTAGGHTMTRCEHGDMIFTKEIDSSSPLLYQHASGGTTFDEVTVHFSRADGEGKRVQYLEVKLKYVIISSIAPSVREEGLPLETFSLKYAAVQWKQTQQKIGGNQGGNTQGAWSLTKNDKTYAV, from the coding sequence ATGTTACATATGCACTTGCAGTTTGGTAGTCCCGCGGTGAAGGGCGAGTCCGCGGACAAGGACCACCAGGGCTGGATCGAGCTGAAATCGTGGGATCACTCGATCGTTCAACCGCGTTCGGCAACCGCATCGACCGCTGGCGGTCACACGATGACGCGTTGCGAGCACGGCGACATGATTTTCACGAAGGAAATCGATTCGTCGAGCCCGCTGCTGTACCAACACGCTTCGGGCGGCACCACGTTCGACGAGGTGACGGTCCATTTCTCGCGCGCTGACGGTGAAGGCAAGCGCGTGCAGTATCTGGAAGTCAAGCTTAAGTACGTGATCATCTCGAGCATCGCCCCGAGCGTTCGCGAGGAAGGTCTGCCGCTCGAGACGTTCTCGCTGAAGTACGCAGCTGTGCAGTGGAAGCAAACCCAGCAGAAGATCGGCGGCAACCAGGGCGGCAACACGCAGGGCGCCTGGAGTCTGACGAAGAACGACAAGACCTACGCGGTCTAA
- the tssE gene encoding type VI secretion system baseplate subunit TssE, producing MKRFEPSFLDKLFDDEPHLPASAAMRQLSLDELKNTVARDVEAILNSRIAHTELELAELPECQKSVLTYGLNDFAGLSLASHYDRAFICKSIQQAIARHEPRLQQVQVTFELNEQSTNALYFAIQALLVVHPAEEPVSFDAMLQPSTLQYSVTRTRAARML from the coding sequence ATGAAACGATTCGAACCCAGTTTTCTCGACAAGCTGTTCGACGACGAACCGCACCTGCCGGCCTCGGCAGCGATGCGGCAATTGTCGCTGGACGAGCTCAAGAACACGGTCGCCCGCGACGTCGAGGCGATCCTCAACAGCCGTATCGCGCACACCGAACTCGAACTGGCGGAGCTGCCGGAATGCCAGAAGTCGGTGCTGACCTACGGGCTGAACGATTTCGCGGGGCTGAGCCTCGCGAGTCATTACGACCGCGCGTTCATCTGCAAGTCGATCCAGCAGGCCATTGCGCGCCACGAGCCGCGGTTGCAGCAGGTGCAGGTGACGTTCGAGCTGAACGAGCAGTCGACCAACGCGCTTTACTTCGCGATCCAGGCGCTGCTCGTCGTGCATCCGGCCGAAGAGCCGGTGAGTTTCGACGCGATGTTGCAGCCGTCGACGCTGCAGTATTCGGTCACGCGCACACGCGCGGCAAGAATGCTGTGA